The Sporosarcina sp. Te-1 DNA window TTCTGTTCAAGCCGTGGCACTTTGTACAAATCCGCAAAATAGGCAAGATTATCATAGGCAGATAACCGCCAATACAAGTTCCGCTCCCCACCTAAGATAAAGTTAATATGCGGCCTGACTTTCCGATGCTGCGTGACTGGATCCATCCCCATTATGGAAATCGTCCCCCCGTCTGGAATGAGCATCGTCGTCAACAGCTTGATCATCGTTGTTTTCCCCGCTCCGTTTGGTCCGAGCAATCCAAAAATCTCTCCTCTATTGATCGAGAAAGAAATCCCCTTCAGCGCCTCAACTTCCTTCTTTGTTTTCTTAAACAGCCCTACTTCGGTCTTATACACCCGCCGAACGTTCGAAACGGTGATAACTGTTTCCCCCATTTCATCCCCTCCAATATTAGATACTTATCTTATTAGATGATTGTAATATATAGAGAGGATTTGTCAATGAGAACAAACAAAAAAAGCGCAGCCATGGTGAGCTGCACTTTGTTATTCAATCAATATCTTTTCCATAATAAACTCATTATATGAGAGCTCATTCAATATACGCTGCCCCACTATATTGTAACCTCTTCGTTTATACATAGTAGGTAAATAAGGATGTTTTTGCGCCACAGTTAATCGAATTACGTTCTCTCTTCTATCGGTTATTTCTTTTTCAGCTGATTTCATTAATTGCTTAGATAAGCCCTGTCCCTTTAGCTCTGATTTTACCGCTAGTCTGCTGAGTACGAAGCAGTTCCAATCCTTATTAAACTTTAGACGGACAGTGCCCAAAATAATAGGTGAGTTTGGTTGTTTGGCGACAAATAAAATTGTATCGTTGATCCACTGTTCCACTTCTTGAACTGAAACACTTGACGCACTTGCCGGAAGTCCTAACTTCTCATTTTCCGAATACGCATCCCAATATAATTCCGCAAGTAATTTTGCATCACTTAATTTAGCCTTTTCAATAATAAACCCCAACACACACACCTACCTTTGTTTTAACTACTACATTCAAAGATATAATTGAAGCCTACCTTATACCACTTAAATAAAATCCCTTATTTCAGCCAATACCTGCTCCACCTTCTCCTGATCACAAGAGAAGTATTTAATATTACCCACTTTCTCTTCCTTCACCAATCCGGCTTTCTTCAATAGTTCAAGATGATGGGACACCGTCGCCGTCGTGATGCCTAAGTATTCCGCAATCTTGGCTCCATACTCCCGTTGGCCGGACAACAGCCGCAACATCAGCAAACGGTTCCGGTCCGCTAACACTTTCAGCTGCGACTCAAGCTCTTTGCTCGTGTCTATGACGTCAGATAACGGAACGGCACATCCGTAGATGACGATGCAGACTTCCGTATTAAAGAGTCGGATGCGTCCTGGTGAACTATAATAAGACGGGATAAAATAAAACATTTTGTACTGGCTTGTCCGTCTGAAAGACTTCCCCATGACGTATTGGGCGAGCGCAAGAGGTTCCATCGAAATCGATTGGACTTCCTGCATTGCCGTTTCCGCCATTTCCTTTTTGGCCTCCAAAGCCTGCTGGAACTCGATCGAGGCGTCAATCTCTACTACCAAGGAGGAGAACCCACGCCGATACGTGTTCAGGCTGGCCAGGAATTCCATGATGGCTTCCCGTTTTTCATCTGTGTCCCACAAAATTGTCTCTTCGTAATCGGGTAACGACGCGGGAGCTTCTACCAATTCTTCTACCTGGGGCAATGGGATATACTCTGAAAAGAAATTATAGACATATTCGGCATCGCTTAATTGATCCATGCCTTCCACAAACGCTTGGACATCATGGAAATAAGGACACGGCAATAGAAAATTGAGCAATGGGGAGAATCCTAATGCAATTGATTTTGGCCACATCTCAATAATTTTCTTTGCTTCACTCGATAATTCTGCTAAAACTTTTCCGCTGTCTGCTTCAGCAAATTCGTTTTTCGTTGCCCCTACGAAAAACCCTAGCAGTGACAATGCCTCGACAACCGGAGAATATACATGGTCTACCACTACCACTGGTTTCTTCATTCCATCGTCCTTCTCAAATGCCATGGCTGGATCCCCTCCTTTCTTATATTCTAAAGGTTAGTCAACTCTTCAGTCGGTGCTTTGATGATTTTCCTGCTTCCTGCTTTCCATTTGCATCCTTGTGCACCCATTATAGCAGGAGGAGGAATAGCAGGCGAATGGGCATCTCAAAACTAGAATGGCGTTGTGTGCTCTTATGGTTGAATTGCTCAAGATAAGGTGGAGATAGCTCCACAACGACGGATATGTTTGTCTCTCATAATTGAAATTCTAACGGAATAAAAAATGTATAATAAATTCTGTTCAACTTAATACAAAAAAATGAACACGGTGTCATTTTTATTGACAGCACAAACGCTATAGCTTACTCTAAAAATGACACTGTCGTCATTTTTATGTTTATAAGGAGGAAACTATGCCAAAGGTAAGCCCTGAATATGTACTTAGAAAAAAAAATACGATTTTAGAAGCTGCTTCATCGGTCTGTAAAGATAAGCCACTTTATGAAATCACGATGAGAGATATCATTAAAGCATCGGGGATGAGTCAAGGAGGTATTTACCGTTATTATTCGGATTTGGATGAAATACTTGTTGCAGTCATAAATCAGACGAATGCTAATGCAAACTATACACAAGCTGTCAATGCGATCATTGAGAATACCGATTCTCCTAAAGAATCTATAAAAAAATTATTTGCTTTTCTTGGGGAATACATTAAGGAAAACTTGTTTACGATTGGTAAAATCCAATTCGAGCTCACAATAGTGTTTGCGAACAACCCTGAGAGACAAGAGAAGATATTGCCGAATATCACTGAGAGTGAAAGCGGGCAATATTTAGTGGAACAGTTATTTCGAACAATTCATGAGGGAATTTCTTCGGGAATCTTTAAGCCTGAAGTAGCTCCGGAAGAGATTTTCACTTTTATAATGACATCCATTGATGGAATTGTAAGAGATGTCGTTTTACAAAAATGCTACGGGATGTTTCAAAATAGTCAGGTGCAGTTTGACGAAATCCGTCTAATGGATACTCTATGCAAATCCGTATTGTTATTGTTGGGTTCTAAATAAGGAGAGATCAAGTATTGGGAAAAGAGATAAGAAGATTTCTATTCTATACCTTTGTTTCCTCGTGGATTCTATGGGGTGGCTTAGCCATATTAACGCAGTTAAATCTGCTAAGGTTTGGAACCGCATTGTCATTGATATTGTTTATACTTGGAGGTATCACCCCCGCCTTTTGCGAAATTTGGCTGAAAAAGAAATATAGCTCTAAAGAAGATTTTAACTCTTTTGTAAAAAATATAAAAAATCCCGGACATCCATTTTCTTGGTATGCATTCACCATTGGGCTTGCATTTGCGGCATGTTTTTTGCCTACTCTTTGGGGTGGAGCATCTCTGGAAAATCCTCTCTATATTGCATTGATTTTATTTCCAATCATGGTGATTGGGGGAGGCTTAGAAGAAATAGGGTGGCGAGGATATTTACAGCCTGCGCTGCAGAAAAAATGGTCGTCATTTACAAGTACATTCATGGTGGGTGGTATTTGGGCAATCTGGCATCTCCCATTATGGTTCGTAGTTGGATCAAACCAAACAAGTATGAACTTTCTCTGGTTCACTCTCAGTGCATTAGCTTTATCTTTTCTCCTGACAGTCATTTATTCTTTTACTAATAGTATTTTTCTATGTATTATTTTTCACGCTTTAATTAACTCATTTTGGGAAGTATTTATCCCAAATACGACTGTTGTTTCTGCTTTATTAACTCTTTTATTTGCTTTGCTTATTTTTATTTTATTTAGGTGGTATCATGTAAAGTCTGATACAAACGAGCCAAACTTGGCCCCTGAGTAAACATTGTTTTCCTCAGGCTGGCCAGAGCTTTTTCACTTGAAAAGCCTCGTGCCAATCGCCTCCGTTTCATCTTGTATAAAGCCTTCTGAAATGACGTCCAAACCGCATCCGGCACCTTCACTAAGCTGTTGGTTTCACGCAGCTTAGTGAGAAGTCGGGTGTAAGACGCATTGAACGGACAATACCTGAAACCTTGAACCTGTAATCCAGCTTGAAGGAGAGGTCATGTTCCAGTCGTTTGAGAAATTGGCCAGCATCACTTGGCCTAATCCTTATCACTGCCAATACCGACATAACCCGTTTTCTCCACCAGTTCCTGTCCTTCGTCCGACAAGATCCAGTCGATGAAGCCCTCCACATTTGGGTTTTCGGAACCCGCCGTAATGGCATACAGTTCGCGTGTGATTGGGTAAGCACCTGAGCGGATCGTTTCAATAGTCGGCTCTGCCCCGTCAATAGCAAGCAGCCGGATATCGTTGTTCCCT harbors:
- a CDS encoding GNAT family N-acetyltransferase, translating into MGFIIEKAKLSDAKLLAELYWDAYSENEKLGLPASASSVSVQEVEQWINDTILFVAKQPNSPIILGTVRLKFNKDWNCFVLSRLAVKSELKGQGLSKQLMKSAEKEITDRRENVIRLTVAQKHPYLPTMYKRRGYNIVGQRILNELSYNEFIMEKILIE
- a CDS encoding helix-turn-helix transcriptional regulator — its product is MAFEKDDGMKKPVVVVDHVYSPVVEALSLLGFFVGATKNEFAEADSGKVLAELSSEAKKIIEMWPKSIALGFSPLLNFLLPCPYFHDVQAFVEGMDQLSDAEYVYNFFSEYIPLPQVEELVEAPASLPDYEETILWDTDEKREAIMEFLASLNTYRRGFSSLVVEIDASIEFQQALEAKKEMAETAMQEVQSISMEPLALAQYVMGKSFRRTSQYKMFYFIPSYYSSPGRIRLFNTEVCIVIYGCAVPLSDVIDTSKELESQLKVLADRNRLLMLRLLSGQREYGAKIAEYLGITTATVSHHLELLKKAGLVKEEKVGNIKYFSCDQEKVEQVLAEIRDFI
- a CDS encoding TetR/AcrR family transcriptional regulator, with the translated sequence MPKVSPEYVLRKKNTILEAASSVCKDKPLYEITMRDIIKASGMSQGGIYRYYSDLDEILVAVINQTNANANYTQAVNAIIENTDSPKESIKKLFAFLGEYIKENLFTIGKIQFELTIVFANNPERQEKILPNITESESGQYLVEQLFRTIHEGISSGIFKPEVAPEEIFTFIMTSIDGIVRDVVLQKCYGMFQNSQVQFDEIRLMDTLCKSVLLLLGSK
- a CDS encoding CPBP family intramembrane glutamic endopeptidase, giving the protein MGKEIRRFLFYTFVSSWILWGGLAILTQLNLLRFGTALSLILFILGGITPAFCEIWLKKKYSSKEDFNSFVKNIKNPGHPFSWYAFTIGLAFAACFLPTLWGGASLENPLYIALILFPIMVIGGGLEEIGWRGYLQPALQKKWSSFTSTFMVGGIWAIWHLPLWFVVGSNQTSMNFLWFTLSALALSFLLTVIYSFTNSIFLCIIFHALINSFWEVFIPNTTVVSALLTLLFALLIFILFRWYHVKSDTNEPNLAPE